Proteins co-encoded in one Chitinophagales bacterium genomic window:
- a CDS encoding RDD family protein, which produces MNPYLLPFEDFFTYLQQQGFALGVDDFLQVQALLNRLPEDCSPERLKRLLCPLVASNQEEQTFFYQAFDRYFANIALHQETPPNRSTSPFETLESKSGEAIEGEQEEWSEEAHFQKYGDKTVFTFWGFITSRLTWIIAFLVVMAVLFFVGLGATSTFKQTSKPLIHTNPEPTEIPKKSPYGANRPFEEQPFEYGWLWWVALFAGGAFVLYRTYKAEEEDFYLDVKDQLKPPHYWNIRVPKSDLKFSRSSVFKQVSQQLQHRRKVPTSKMDIPKTLTATVASAGYPQFHYLQQSELPEYLMLLPQSKIKDQKLQLLEVWYEALKEQEVFVHRFFYHPNKPEWCLDETGNALHIKEVYAKFGACRLLVFANLNKWNEKDAATAMGFWEDWTSKALLNTNSPSKEMQDLAAKNDFLLFAANLESLTQLNDVFEGQGYAPSLEAAKRAASDWEALSIVETVKELKRRLNKASFRWLCATTLYPEMNWDLTVYIGQVLFDERELVKEENVLPLVDLPWFRKGAMPDGLRMALRAQLDKHSTFLVKDALLHLLQLNPLVGEEYSEEFFDYQLHIALEDAQLHPEDTYKLSTLQHLTEQTQFAESRYQQVVLRYLREQKEESGALKLGKQFQQKFQRKEIEVEGIITSKKKEKITYVYPAAPLLGRLASAFVDVIFSIFIFFMAACVGICLGVFLDNGMITGIFLAGLFTLWAYLGMDSWSEGTGFGKYSLYRVIDVRTNKPCSFWQSAVRRSFLPVFVGVLFVAGEFSFFDMEEELMMTPLLFYGLFFVYVAFVAIQPDSRKFTDLLAHTQVVREEDYQSGNFEVVSSFSKKQQATQKTAGKEMPKNGENYVYARANTQHRMKAAGVDVCMMIAIMIGMILFGAPLYTEILTSGWAGLWLFVILLSGLGFCANLDNWNKGTGLGKTTNLVVIDLNTNQQATWRQKILRRSIDFLMLFLGAAFLSFLGFTFSIFLYFVLLVFTANVLLVYIGQGRRLGDYVLGTQVVDLADFEAKNYEVAENQEITEKRGEMGQEMQNQFINSNPSINFPNPPQNYFL; this is translated from the coding sequence ATGAATCCCTACTTATTGCCCTTCGAGGATTTCTTTACCTATCTCCAACAGCAAGGATTTGCATTGGGCGTAGATGATTTTTTGCAGGTACAAGCATTGCTAAACCGATTGCCAGAAGACTGTTCACCTGAGCGATTGAAACGGTTGTTGTGTCCATTAGTGGCAAGCAATCAAGAGGAACAAACGTTTTTCTACCAAGCCTTTGACCGCTATTTTGCCAACATCGCTTTGCATCAAGAAACTCCACCCAATAGAAGCACTTCTCCCTTTGAAACACTGGAATCTAAGTCAGGTGAAGCGATTGAAGGAGAACAAGAAGAGTGGTCGGAAGAGGCTCATTTTCAAAAATATGGCGACAAAACGGTGTTTACTTTTTGGGGTTTTATTACCAGCCGTTTGACGTGGATCATTGCTTTTTTGGTGGTGATGGCAGTGCTGTTTTTTGTAGGCTTGGGTGCGACTTCTACTTTCAAACAGACCTCCAAACCTTTGATACATACAAATCCCGAACCAACAGAAATACCCAAAAAATCGCCTTATGGCGCAAATAGACCTTTTGAAGAACAGCCTTTTGAATATGGATGGCTGTGGTGGGTGGCACTATTTGCAGGAGGTGCATTTGTATTGTACCGCACCTACAAAGCGGAGGAGGAAGATTTTTATTTGGACGTAAAAGACCAACTCAAACCGCCGCATTATTGGAACATTCGAGTGCCAAAATCGGATTTGAAGTTTAGCCGTTCTTCGGTTTTCAAACAGGTAAGCCAACAATTACAGCATAGGCGAAAAGTACCGACTTCAAAAATGGACATCCCCAAAACGCTCACCGCAACAGTTGCCTCGGCAGGCTATCCACAATTTCACTACCTGCAACAAAGTGAACTGCCCGAATATTTGATGCTTTTGCCGCAAAGCAAAATCAAAGACCAAAAGCTGCAATTGTTGGAGGTTTGGTATGAGGCATTGAAGGAGCAGGAGGTGTTTGTGCATCGTTTTTTCTACCATCCGAACAAACCCGAATGGTGTTTGGATGAAACTGGAAATGCCTTACATATCAAAGAAGTATATGCCAAATTTGGAGCTTGTCGTTTGTTGGTTTTTGCAAATTTGAATAAATGGAATGAAAAGGATGCGGCTACTGCAATGGGTTTTTGGGAGGATTGGACTTCAAAAGCTTTGTTGAATACAAACAGTCCTTCAAAGGAAATGCAAGACTTGGCAGCTAAAAACGACTTCTTGTTGTTTGCTGCAAATTTGGAAAGTTTGACCCAACTCAACGACGTTTTTGAAGGGCAAGGATATGCCCCTTCTTTGGAGGCTGCAAAACGAGCAGCGAGTGATTGGGAGGCTTTGAGCATTGTGGAAACGGTGAAGGAATTGAAGCGGAGGCTCAATAAGGCGAGCTTTCGATGGTTGTGTGCAACAACACTTTATCCCGAAATGAATTGGGATTTGACGGTGTATATTGGTCAAGTGTTGTTTGACGAAAGGGAATTGGTGAAGGAGGAAAATGTGCTGCCTTTGGTGGATTTACCGTGGTTTCGGAAAGGCGCAATGCCCGATGGATTGCGGATGGCACTGAGGGCGCAATTGGACAAACACAGCACTTTTTTGGTCAAAGATGCGCTCTTGCATTTGCTGCAATTGAACCCATTGGTGGGCGAAGAATACAGCGAGGAGTTTTTTGATTATCAGCTACATATTGCCTTAGAAGATGCTCAATTGCATCCCGAAGATACCTACAAATTATCGACTTTGCAGCACTTAACCGAGCAAACACAGTTTGCAGAAAGCCGTTATCAACAAGTGGTATTGCGCTATTTGCGAGAGCAGAAAGAGGAAAGTGGTGCATTGAAGTTAGGTAAACAGTTTCAGCAAAAATTTCAAAGAAAAGAAATTGAAGTAGAGGGCATTATCACCAGCAAAAAAAAGGAGAAAATCACCTACGTTTACCCTGCTGCACCTTTGTTGGGGCGTTTGGCATCGGCTTTTGTGGATGTGATTTTTAGTATTTTTATCTTCTTTATGGCAGCTTGTGTGGGTATTTGTTTGGGAGTCTTTTTGGATAATGGTATGATTACTGGAATATTTTTAGCAGGTCTGTTCACCTTATGGGCTTACCTCGGTATGGATAGTTGGTCAGAAGGTACGGGTTTTGGGAAGTATTCGCTGTATCGGGTCATTGATGTGCGGACGAACAAACCTTGTAGTTTTTGGCAGTCTGCGGTGAGGCGTTCTTTTTTGCCTGTATTTGTGGGAGTTTTATTTGTAGCAGGGGAATTTTCTTTTTTTGATATGGAAGAAGAACTCATGATGACTCCTTTGCTTTTTTACGGTCTATTTTTTGTTTATGTAGCTTTTGTTGCTATCCAGCCAGATAGCAGAAAATTCACCGATTTGTTGGCACACACACAAGTAGTAAGAGAAGAGGACTACCAAAGTGGAAATTTTGAAGTGGTGTCGTCTTTTTCTAAAAAACAGCAGGCGACTCAGAAAACGGCAGGTAAAGAGATGCCCAAAAATGGTGAGAACTACGTGTATGCACGAGCAAATACACAGCACCGAATGAAAGCTGCGGGAGTAGATGTATGTATGATGATTGCTATTATGATTGGGATGATTTTATTTGGGGCACCTCTTTACACAGAAATATTGACATCCGGATGGGCAGGTTTATGGCTTTTTGTCATTCTATTGAGTGGACTTGGTTTTTGTGCGAATTTGGACAATTGGAACAAGGGAACAGGCTTGGGTAAAACGACAAATTTGGTGGTTATTGACCTGAATACCAATCAACAAGCTACTTGGCGGCAAAAGATTCTCAGAAGAAGTATAGACTTTTTGATGCTGTTTTTAGGGGCAGCATTTCTTTCATTTTTGGGTTTTACTTTTTCCATATTTCTATACTTTGTACTTCTGGTATTTACTGCAAATGTTTTGCTGGTTTACATCGGTCAAGGTCGCCGATTGGGAGATTATGTGTTGGGAACACAGGTAGTGGATTTGGCAGATTTTGAAGCAAAAAACTATGAAGTAGCTGAAAATCAAGAAATAACAGAGAAACGTGGAGAAATGGGGCAGGAAATGCAAAACCAGTTTATCAATTCAAATCCTTCAATAAATTTTCCAAATCCACCGCAAAACTATTTTTTGTAA
- a CDS encoding MBOAT family O-acyltransferase codes for MLILTSTVVDYYCGLQIESNPEQKKWYLRLSILTNLGLLGFFKYFNFFIDNVNDLFLMAGVENALPALNIFLPVGISFYTFQTLSYTVDVYKGRIPPCKNFIDFALYVSFFPQLVAGPIERAERLLPQIQRKRKLRLKKLYSGTGLVVWGMFKKMVIADNVAMYVNQIYLLQSPSILLLTIGTIGFAIQIYTDFSAYTDIARGTSRMLGFELIENFNNPYIAISPSDFWRRWHISFSTWIRDYLYIPLGGSRVSTQWQFFWVVVATMGISGLWHGAAWNFIAWGVYHGVILFVYHRLGLGGKWSPQTNGQWILSWSVMICITLFGWALFRTSSMTWLIDNLLHSPLYKNFNDLMIALYIGLLMGFYCLFFGVKYLLQPFAQRNVYIGAFLLGLCIAATIVMGVEGGQAFIYFQF; via the coding sequence TTGTTGATTTTGACCTCGACTGTGGTGGATTACTATTGTGGTTTGCAGATTGAATCAAATCCAGAGCAGAAAAAATGGTATTTGAGGCTCAGTATTCTCACCAACTTGGGGCTTTTGGGTTTCTTCAAATATTTCAATTTTTTTATTGACAATGTGAACGACCTGTTTTTGATGGCAGGTGTCGAAAATGCCTTGCCAGCTTTGAATATCTTCTTGCCTGTTGGTATCTCGTTTTACACTTTTCAGACCTTGAGTTATACGGTAGATGTCTATAAAGGACGAATCCCTCCCTGTAAAAATTTCATTGACTTCGCTTTGTACGTGTCCTTTTTTCCGCAATTGGTGGCAGGGCCTATTGAGCGAGCCGAGCGATTGTTGCCGCAAATCCAAAGAAAGCGAAAACTGCGCTTGAAGAAACTGTACAGTGGCACAGGTTTGGTAGTTTGGGGAATGTTCAAAAAAATGGTTATTGCAGACAATGTGGCGATGTATGTCAATCAGATTTACCTCCTTCAAAGCCCTTCTATCCTTCTACTCACCATCGGCACGATTGGTTTTGCGATACAGATTTATACCGATTTTTCGGCCTATACCGACATTGCCCGTGGCACTTCCCGAATGTTGGGCTTTGAACTCATCGAAAACTTCAACAATCCCTATATTGCCATTTCACCCTCCGATTTTTGGCGGCGTTGGCACATTTCTTTTTCGACTTGGATACGAGATTATTTGTACATTCCTTTGGGCGGTTCGAGGGTTTCGACACAGTGGCAGTTCTTTTGGGTGGTGGTAGCGACAATGGGAATCAGTGGTTTGTGGCATGGTGCGGCGTGGAATTTCATCGCTTGGGGAGTGTATCATGGGGTGATTTTGTTTGTGTATCACCGCTTGGGTTTGGGTGGCAAGTGGTCGCCTCAAACGAATGGACAGTGGATTTTGAGTTGGTCGGTCATGATTTGTATTACCTTGTTTGGTTGGGCATTGTTCCGTACTTCGAGTATGACTTGGCTGATAGACAATCTTTTGCACTCTCCACTCTACAAAAACTTCAATGACTTAATGATTGCGCTGTATATTGGTTTGTTGATGGGTTTTTACTGTTTGTTTTTTGGAGTGAAATACCTTTTGCAGCCTTTCGCTCAGCGCAATGTGTATATTGGAGCGTTTTTGTTGGGTTTGTGCATTGCAGCAACGATTGTGATGGGCGTTGAAGGAGGACAGGCATTTATCTATTTTCAGTTTTAG
- a CDS encoding rhomboid family intramembrane serine protease: MESAILLFVIIICVVSYQAFKNLQFYEQYLFEVDAILVRKEYIRMVSSGFLHANLMHLGFNMIALYSFGISVGSAFGLPKFFFIYFVSLLAGNALALYIHRNHGGYRAVGASGAISGVVYASIALFPQSKIGLILLPPFIPAWLFGILFLMVSMYGIKSQRDNIGHEAHLGGALAGMLLAIAIEPSVLVAHSFFIFIMLIPTLFFLYMVVRRPEMLHVDNFFKTEIEHFRNRQGKQRSSNRPRQRSHTYTHRESPTIPPGSTNQTEQAELDSLLDKVTRKGLDSLTEEEKKRLEDLSRKL, encoded by the coding sequence ATGGAATCTGCAATCTTACTGTTTGTCATCATCATCTGTGTAGTTAGCTACCAAGCCTTCAAAAACCTGCAATTTTATGAGCAGTATCTATTTGAAGTAGATGCCATTTTGGTGCGGAAAGAATACATCCGTATGGTTAGTTCGGGATTTCTACACGCCAATTTAATGCACTTGGGCTTCAACATGATAGCCTTGTATTCCTTTGGAATATCCGTAGGTTCGGCATTTGGACTGCCCAAGTTTTTCTTCATCTATTTTGTGAGCCTCTTGGCGGGCAATGCTTTGGCACTCTACATCCATCGAAATCATGGAGGTTATCGAGCAGTTGGGGCATCGGGAGCAATCAGTGGAGTCGTTTATGCGAGTATTGCACTGTTTCCACAAAGCAAAATTGGCTTGATACTGCTTCCACCGTTCATTCCCGCATGGTTGTTTGGAATTTTGTTTTTGATGGTTTCGATGTACGGCATCAAGTCGCAGCGAGACAACATCGGACACGAAGCACACTTAGGCGGTGCATTGGCGGGAATGCTGTTGGCAATTGCGATAGAACCGAGTGTTTTGGTGGCGCATAGTTTTTTCATTTTTATCATGCTCATTCCAACGCTATTTTTTCTGTACATGGTGGTTCGCCGTCCCGAAATGCTGCATGTCGACAACTTCTTCAAGACCGAAATCGAACATTTTCGTAACCGTCAAGGCAAACAAAGAAGTTCCAACCGTCCACGACAACGTTCTCACACTTACACACATAGAGAATCTCCTACTATACCGCCTGGTTCTACCAATCAAACCGAACAAGCAGAACTGGATAGTCTGTTGGATAAGGTGACCCGAAAGGGTTTGGATAGCCTGACGGAGGAGGAGAAAAAGAGATTGGAGGATTTGTCGAGGAAATTGTGA
- a CDS encoding BCCT family transporter, whose translation MIQQQHHSPTLSPMHRLLDHLRKNKLLILSLLCGIIFVIPSLLFPTEVFEWTNSLTLKLLTIFDGFYLILGLFFFLFCIGIAVSPYGKIKLGYSDDEPEYSVWSWIAMLYSTGMGSGLIIRAVQEPVAYYQNPPIEGMSGEAAQTLALQYAYFHWGFSAWAFYAVIGLIMAWFHYKRHQKALISDTLKTILPSPKLAIPIDLLAVIATIFGVIASVGFGSGMIVGGTNHLLSQEFPPHYAIWAILIVSVLSCMSAISGLDKGIKLISNINIGGTLLLLAFFFFQNNFFHLVQQMGNSLWAYGKEFFEMSLAIGKHGHNPKFTADWTIFYWAFWLAWAPFTGMFIARISRGRTIRSFIGGVLIIPSFGTFLWFSVFGTIAFEIVDTLPNGYEGQFDNLFTATFQFFELYPMSNLLNIVTICLMFTYLITSMDSAIFVISMMTDKGKSDPTKFYKVFWGIMLPLIACTAVWLGGDNFLRSTSNLLIITALPFSFVSLVMVYAFLKDLRKP comes from the coding sequence ATGATTCAACAACAACACCATTCACCAACCCTGTCACCCATGCACCGCTTACTTGACCATCTCCGAAAAAACAAACTACTTATTCTTAGTCTTTTATGCGGAATTATTTTTGTAATTCCGTCCCTGCTTTTCCCAACAGAAGTTTTTGAATGGACAAACTCATTGACGTTGAAGTTACTCACTATTTTTGATGGTTTTTATCTAATATTAGGACTTTTTTTCTTTCTGTTTTGTATTGGTATTGCAGTTTCTCCCTACGGCAAAATCAAATTGGGTTATTCTGATGACGAACCAGAATATTCTGTATGGTCATGGATTGCGATGTTGTACAGTACGGGAATGGGTTCAGGTTTGATAATCAGGGCAGTGCAAGAACCAGTGGCCTATTACCAAAACCCACCCATTGAAGGAATGAGTGGAGAAGCAGCCCAAACTCTGGCACTGCAATATGCCTATTTTCATTGGGGATTTTCTGCATGGGCGTTTTATGCGGTTATTGGACTCATCATGGCTTGGTTTCACTACAAACGCCATCAAAAAGCCTTGATAAGCGACACTTTGAAGACGATTTTACCTTCTCCCAAATTGGCTATACCGATAGATTTGTTGGCGGTTATTGCCACGATTTTTGGGGTCATTGCCTCCGTAGGTTTTGGTTCGGGAATGATTGTTGGAGGAACCAATCATCTATTGTCCCAAGAGTTTCCGCCGCATTATGCAATTTGGGCTATTCTCATTGTCAGTGTTTTATCGTGTATGTCCGCCATCAGTGGTTTGGACAAAGGCATAAAGTTGATTTCCAATATCAACATTGGAGGAACTTTATTGCTGTTGGCTTTCTTTTTCTTCCAAAACAATTTCTTCCATTTGGTGCAGCAGATGGGCAATAGCTTGTGGGCTTACGGCAAAGAATTTTTTGAAATGAGTTTGGCAATCGGAAAACATGGACACAACCCAAAATTTACGGCTGATTGGACGATTTTTTATTGGGCATTTTGGTTGGCTTGGGCTCCTTTCACAGGGATGTTTATTGCCCGCATTTCTCGTGGTCGAACCATTCGTTCTTTCATTGGAGGAGTGTTGATCATTCCCTCTTTCGGTACTTTTTTGTGGTTCTCCGTTTTTGGAACGATTGCTTTTGAAATAGTTGATACCTTGCCCAATGGTTACGAAGGGCAGTTTGACAATCTATTTACTGCCACTTTCCAATTTTTCGAATTGTATCCAATGAGCAATCTTCTAAATATTGTGACCATCTGCTTGATGTTCACCTATTTGATTACTTCAATGGATTCCGCCATTTTTGTTATCAGCATGATGACCGATAAAGGCAAGTCAGACCCTACGAAATTCTACAAAGTTTTTTGGGGCATTATGCTGCCTCTGATTGCTTGCACGGCTGTTTGGTTGGGCGGTGATAATTTTTTGCGGTCGACCAGCAATTTACTGATTATAACAGCCTTACCCTTTTCGTTTGTTTCATTGGTGATGGTCTATGCCTTTCTCAAAGATTTGAGGAAACCTTGA